The genomic segment GAAAGTGGTGGAAAGGAGGTCTGAATGCAACTAAGGTAAGAGGCGGCGGGgcgcaggaaagagagagaaggaaacggaatATACGAAACGAAAGAACATCTCCGTAAAGGAAATTCGAGCAATGTGAAGATGTTAAACCGAGCGACGCGTGAGAAACCGAAGTCAATCGAGAATAAACTCACGCgatcttcgcctcttcgacTGTTCTCTCGTTGGAGATTAAATCGGATTCAATCCTTCGAAGCTGGTCAAGCATCGCCTTCACTTTGACCTGGGACTTCTTTGTCTGTACACGCAAAAGCCAATACAGAAACAACCCAGCATTTCCCCTGTACATGTGTGttttgcctcttccttctcaccGACACCTTCAACTTCCAGCatcctctgctctccttgttctcccgCCACCCttgttcctctgtctctttcgtgtATGCCGTGCAGAGGACATCCACCGTCGACACGATTTGCACCTCCTTTACTGTTCGGTTTTAGTCTGTGCGGAGTCTCGTTTACAGCTTGCATCTCTCCATTTAGTCGCAAATCGTGGATGTTGTCTGATTTATAACTACATCCGAGACGTCCGCCTACTCCTTTCTTGTGTTGCCCAatctgtttgtttttctctcccgttcttGTGTGTCTCATATGCCCCTCTCGATTCCGCTCTTACGAAGGTCACGGGTTCGTCTCTGTTACGGAAGACCGTGTCGGCGATCCAAGACACGACCGCTTTCAAGGGTCCCTGAGACgtgctttcttcctctgcatgtccctcctttcttttcgacTTTTTCTCTAAGCTGtattgtttcttctccagtccgAAGATCTCCTGCACTCGCGGGTCCCGATGCAGCGTCCACTTGAAGTCTCTGAGGAACAGCCAGCCTGCGGCGTTCGGGCCGCTGCGCTCAAAAGCTTCCATGAGGACGGCGACGCGCTGAAGCATTTTCTCGTCCGACAGAAGGCCCCCGCCTTCGCCGGTCTCAACACccccgtcgctctcttctccttcgtcttgcCAGCGCACCCTGCCTTTCGCCGCTTTCTCCACAGAAGCTTTCGTCCGCGACCGTCGCTCCAGTCGGTGCGTCCGCATGTTCAGCACGAGCGTCGAGGTGGTGGACCCGAGGCCCCGGTCGGTCGAGCTcatcctttctccttcttcgagaGAGTCCATCGCAGACCGGATGCCGAAGcctcccgccttctccttccgcgCGTACAAGTGGTAGTTCCGGTTCTTGGGTCCCAgaatcttcttctctgcctcgtcgaGCTCCGCCCAGTCCGGCCGGTTCCCGTGAAGAGGGTAGAGGGCTGTGTCGCCTGAAGGTCTCAGAAGCCAGTGGGCGGTTCGCTGGCAAATCGCGGCTTCATGGTCGCTGCTGCTGTCGTATTGGGGGCAccactgtctcctcagaAACCGCGTGGCGTCCGCCAGCGGGAAGGCCTGCGATGCCCCGGAGGGTCCCGATTTCGTtggatgcatgcgcctgctCTCAGACCCGAGCGTCGACCGATTCGTCAACCCCACATCCTGGGCAAACGAGCACGAGCTGCCTCTCCCGCCCTCGCCCCATTCCTCCTTCCTGGCGCCTTCGAGGAAGCGCTCGTAGCCTTGACTTTTCGCCTGGTCCGCCAGGGCCTCATGAGAAAGTGGAACGATGTTgggcgtcttctttctccctcggcTGGCTTTGCCACCTTCTTCCGCGGAAGTGAACTCCTTCATGCGCTCGCGAAGCGTGTGTAAATTGTAGATCCGGCCGGGACGCAGCGGCTTCGAAGCCTGCGCCCGCTCGCCACCCTCGACTTCCGACGGAAGCAACAGCGAAGGGCCAACCTCTTCACCTGCTTCGTCAGGGGCGAACAGGCGCGAGCTCAGAACCCCCGATGGCGGAAACGGCGGGGGGTCCTCCATCGCGTGGCGGGGATCGGCGGCAGGGAACCCTGCGACACGAGAGAGGCCGgtgaaaaaagtgaaaagtGAACGGAGGAATGCGTGCTGTTGCGGCGCTGTGAGCCGTGCGAAAGGGGATGAGAAACCTTCAGAAATCTTGATGAGTGGAGGGGGACAAGGTGGTAGAAAATGGAAATGTGACTGAACAAAACAACGACGGAAACAACAGACTCGGTGTTCGGTTAGGACTCGAGAACCGTGTTTCAACGATAAGACAGGGAAACAGACCGCTGAAATGCAGGGAGACTTAGACACATCCGTTCCCCGATGacactctctctgtgtgccaGCCGACACATTCTCTTGATGTGTGACGATGAACTTCCCTTTGGTCCGAAATCAGAATTTCGTGCGCCGCCGCCCGGACAGTGTTACTTGCACACGGAGCTGCAAGTAAAGGAGACCCTCTGTCGCCCTTTTACAGACCTTCGCCCTCACTTCTACAGATTTAGACGGGTTCCTCAAAAGGAGCTCTAAAATACACAGGAAAAGACCTGTGAAACACTGCAGCGGTGAACCTCCAGAAGCCTGGAGGCGCCATCTGTAAGTCAAACCTCCTCCTCGAAGGTGGCTAAAAAAAGATatcgagagaaacaagacatCAAGACAGAAGGAGGCAAGGAAAGCGGGGAGCTGCCGGACAG from the Toxoplasma gondii ME49 chromosome IX, whole genome shotgun sequence genome contains:
- a CDS encoding hypothetical protein (encoded by transcript TGME49_289990), with product MEDPPPFPPSGVLSSRLFAPDEAGEEVGPSLLLPSEVEGGERAQASKPLRPGRIYNLHTLRERMKEFTSAEEGGKASRGRKKTPNIVPLSHEALADQAKSQGYERFLEGARKEEWGEGGRGSSCSFAQDVGLTNRSTLGSESRRMHPTKSGPSGASQAFPLADATRFLRRQWCPQYDSSSDHEAAICQRTAHWLLRPSGDTALYPLHGNRPDWAELDEAEKKILGPKNRNYHLYARKEKAGGFGIRSAMDSLEEGERMSSTDRGLGSTTSTLVLNMRTHRLERRSRTKASVEKAAKGRVRWQDEGEESDGGVETGEGGGLLSDEKMLQRVAVLMEAFERSGPNAAGWLFLRDFKWTLHRDPRVQEIFGLEKKQYSLEKKSKRKEGHAEEESTSQGPLKAVVSWIADTVFRNRDEPVTFTKKSQVKVKAMLDQLRRIESDLISNERTVEEAKIAFDTFAKAFWPFVGKSLTPDTWRQGLGVYRTVATQKDTPYALTATQMMVRDSILGVNIASDELRLPDFVELPRLGLMEKPDLSLAHEVGTDRKLHEKAQSLERLRFTEASSPFQQSFADVIHLEKDLAEYQVLKQQLDRVSREAFLSAPSESLARFLAVIRDRAGHMDSVEELAREAGIFRAPPTFKMPSAEHEELREHQTRMREKFGEETTSSQLVGVSAVPTALVSDDEDDEGSPERPVRAAPVIPKNLPPLKSAPKIEIRAKVVPRRSQKLDDTIESDEAVECVRDEEDDVSSLSEDE